Proteins from a genomic interval of Dermacentor variabilis isolate Ectoservices chromosome 8, ASM5094787v1, whole genome shotgun sequence:
- the LOC142589903 gene encoding uncharacterized protein LOC142589903 isoform X3, with the protein MHIPTLSSGGHLLLRTFPLLVHLCTANAVSWQQADASRDSEGGARPCDFNALCTCDQDRMKAHCRAVPLTTLPEMSGYADVTVEGCTLLRILKNSSHLRPSNVTSLHVNDNQLSQIEDGAFASVPKLANLDLSRNRLTSFPSGAVLPLTRLQRLDLRFNSIGELDAKELAAVARSLLSLRSLHLSSNVITSVHDVMFYYFGNLTILDLDNNNILRIEGRPFPPSLVRLNLTGNLLEQVPGTTFVQLRNLSYLLLGDNAIQRLDPNWTLPTEHLDTLNLGRNVISQLPPRMFQNQKKVTVRHLVLADNYHRYVPPNLFKTLAPRHVSFSVNHIESLPEGLFQGLDDVVVHLDLAHNKLREFPRTIGKLRRLHTLNMRDNQLSEFGEYDLFSCRVSLRVLDISDNNFDAVPKIALKFLSRLKSLNMADNALTSIERQDFKHGPDGLLSLDLSGNNIVYIEEHAFEMLSKLANLRLAYNPITTLNFNWFPKGCSNLKAIDISGTRLVLDTVNRFLQSCQRINSLDATYARLPNLEPTPLNQMSELIALNVMQNDWRYFPKDFLNGTAQTKLTTIKVNQNHIKEIQPFTFSDLARLQAVDLSVNEVTRLETNTFNNLHNLTKLNLSRNKVSVMDAGALSDLPRLRDIDLSFNKLPEFNVQFIANWNTHHLLQLNLSRNKITYLKLKDGAEHAILNVTSLDLSHNLVESIARHFFWTTRHSLTFLNLSHNFLSTVSVEVASELPRVKVLDLSHNRIAQLSPRSFQASSEICVLLLSHNRLSALPEEAFTRMARLQVLALDNNRIASLPEDAFEGTPLVHLSLSHNSLPRPFTKAFAPTRTTLTRLDLSHNRIKLIAATEFDHLFNLESLNLSSNEIIILPGQVFANLSRLVVLDVSRNPLLRVEPGSLNLPVTFLALDDCNLTSVPDVNAANLVELSIGLNSIANCSATSFANLGCFRKSHQRARERKLQAAQHASSPRHQGPRAEIPRCPHIGSSQEPAQCQNQHVLQREGISTPGDVVPGQGSSNARSARG; encoded by the exons ATGCACATTCCCACACTTTCCTCGGGAGGCCACCTTCTGCTCAG AACCTTTCCGCTACTGGTACACCTCTGCACTGCAAACGCCGTATCTTGGCAACAAGCGGACGCGTCTCGAGACTCCGAAGGCGGTGCTCGACCTTGCGACTTCAACGCCTTGTGCACCTGCGACCAGGACCGCATGAAGGCGCATTGCCGGGCAGTCCCCTTGACGACACTTCCGGAAATGAGTGGATACGCTGACGTGACCGTCGAGGGATGCACGTTGTTGAGGATACTTAAGAACTCCTCGCATCTACGTCCTAGCAACGTCACGTCCCTTCATGTAAACGACAACCAGCTCAGTCAGATCGAAGACGGCGCATTCGCGAGCGTGCCAAAGTTGGCCAACTTGGATCTGAGCAGAAACCGGTTGACGAGCTTTCCCTCTGGAGCTGTGCTTCCGCTGACTCGCCTGCAGCGATTGGACCTGAGGTTCAACAGCATCGGTGAACTGGACGCGAAGGAGCTGGCCGCAGTGGCACGTAGCCTCCTAAGCCTCAGAAGCCTTCATCTTTCCAGCAACGTCATAACGTCCGTGCATGACGTCATGTTTTACTATTTCGGCAACCTGACCATCCTAGACCTGGATAACAACAACATCCTCAGGATTGAGGGACGTCCGTTCCCGCCATCTCTGGTGAGGCTCAACCTGACAGGGAACCTTTTGGAACAGGTACCAGGAACCACATTCGTTCAACTCAGGAATCTTTCCTACTTGCTCTTGGGCGACAACGCGATACAGCGATTAGATCCTAATTGGACCCTCCCCACGGAGCACCTGGACACCTTGAACCTCGGCCGAAACGTCATCTCCCAGCTGCCTCCGAGAATGTTCCAGAATCAAAAGAAAGTCACCGTCCGCCATTTGGTGCTGGCGGACAACTACCACCGCTACGTGCCACCGAACCTCTTCAAGAcgttggcgccgagacacgtttCATTCTCGGTAAATCACATCGAGTCACTACCCGAAGGGCTGTTTCAAGGCTTAGACGATGTCGTTGTTCACTTGGACCTGGCGCACAACAAGCTGCGCGAGTTTCCCCGGACTATTGGAAAGCTCCGAAGACTTCATACACTAAACATGCGCGACAACCAGTTGTCGGAGTTCGGCGAGTACGATCTTTTTTCGTGCAGGGTCAGCTTACGTGTGCTGGACATTTCGGACAACAATTTCGACGCAGTTCCCAAAATTGCGCTAAAATTCTTGTCTAGACTGAAGTCGCTAAACATGGCTGACAACGCTTTAACCTCCATAGAAAGGCAGGACTTTAAGCATGGTCCTGACGGGCTTCTGTCTTTAGATCTCAGCGGGAACAACATAGTGTACATCGAGGAGCATGCCTTTGAAATGCTTTCGAAGTTGGCAAACCTGCGCCTCGCGTACAATCCCATAACGACACTCAATTTTAATTGGTTCCCCAAAGGATGCTCAAACCTAAAAGCCATCGATATTTCTGGAACTCGGCTCGTACTGGACACTGTAAACAGATTTCTTCAATCGTGTCAACGAATTAACAGCCTCGACGCCACCTATGCCAGGTTACCTAATTTGGAACCGACACCATTGAACCAAATGAGTGAGCTTATCGCGCTCAACGTGATGCAGAATGATTGGCGTTATTTTCCAAAGGATTTTCTGAACGGAACAGCTCAGACAAAATTGACTACAATAAAGGTTAACCAAAACCACATAAAGGAGATACAGCCATTCACATTCAGCGATTTAGCACGCCTACAAGCCGTTGACTTGTCTGTGAACGAAGTCACTCGCCTTGAAACAAACACCTTTAACAACTTGCACAACCTGACAAAATTAAACTTGTCGCGCAACAAGGTGTCGGTGATGGACGCAGGAGCACTATCTGACCTCCCTCGACTCAGGGATATCGATCTCAGTTTCAACAAGTTGCCAGAGTTCAACGTGCAGTTTATTGCTAACTGGAACACGCATCACTTACTGCAGCTTAACCTATCGCGCAACAAAATAACCTACCTCAAACTAAAAGACGGAGCCGAGCACGCCATCCTTAACGTGACTTCCCTCGACCTCAGCCACAACCTCGTCGAAAGCATAGCCCGCCATTTCTTCTGGACAACACGGCACAGCTTGACCTTTCTCAACTTGTCCCACAACTTCCTGTCAACCGTGTCCGTCGAAGTGGCGTCGGAGCTGCCGCGGGTCAAAGTTCTCGACTTGAGCCACAACCGAATCGCTCAACTTTCGCCGCGGTCTTTTCAAGCGTCGTCCGAGATCTGCGTGCTGCTGCTCAGTCACAACCGGCTCTCCGCACTCCCCGAAGAGGCCTTCACGAGGATGGCTCGCCTCCAAGTCTTGGCTCTCGATAACAACCGTATCGCGTCACTGCCGGAAGACGCGTTCGAAGGGACGCCGCTCGTCCACCTCTCTCTGTCGCACAACTCGCTTCCCAGGCCCTTCACCAAGGCGTTCGCGCCCACTCGAACCACTTTGACGCGTTTGGACTTGTCGCACAACCGCATCAAGCTCATCGCGGCGACCGAGTTCGATCACCTCTTCAACCTCGAGAGCCTAAACCTGTCGTCCAACGAGATCATCATCCTGCCGGGCCAGGTCTTCGCCAACCTCAGCCGCCTGGTGGTCTTGGACGTGTCTCGAAACCCCCTGCTTCGAGTGGAGCCGGGATCTCTGAACCTGCCCGTAACCTTCCTTGCTCTCGACGACTGCAACCTCACCTCAGTGCCGGACGTGAACGCGGCGAACCTCGTCGAACTCTCGATCGGCTTAAACTCGATCGCAAACTGTTCGGCCACGTCTTTCGCAAAT CTTGGATGTTTCCGGAAATCCCATCAGAGGGCTCGGGAGCGGAAGCTTCAAGCCGCTCAGCACGCTTCATCACCTCGACATCAGGGGCCTCGAGCTGAAATTCCTCGATGCCCGCACATTGGATCCTCTCAA GAGCCTGCGCAGTGTCAAAACCAACACGTACTCCAGCGCGAGGGCATTTCGACTCCAGGAGATGTTGTTCCAGGCCAAGGCTCTTCAAACGCTCGTAGTGCACGTGGATGA
- the LOC142589903 gene encoding uncharacterized protein LOC142589903 isoform X2, translated as MHIPTLSSGGHLLLRTFPLLVHLCTANAVSWQQADASRDSEGGARPCDFNALCTCDQDRMKAHCRAVPLTTLPEMSGYADVTVEGCTLLRILKNSSHLRPSNVTSLHVNDNQLSQIEDGAFASVPKLANLDLSRNRLTSFPSGAVLPLTRLQRLDLRFNSIGELDAKELAAVARSLLSLRSLHLSSNVITSVHDVMFYYFGNLTILDLDNNNILRIEGRPFPPSLVRLNLTGNLLEQVPGTTFVQLRNLSYLLLGDNAIQRLDPNWTLPTEHLDTLNLGRNVISQLPPRMFQNQKKVTVRHLVLADNYHRYVPPNLFKTLAPRHVSFSVNHIESLPEGLFQGLDDVVVHLDLAHNKLREFPRTIGKLRRLHTLNMRDNQLSEFGEYDLFSCRVSLRVLDISDNNFDAVPKIALKFLSRLKSLNMADNALTSIERQDFKHGPDGLLSLDLSGNNIVYIEEHAFEMLSKLANLRLAYNPITTLNFNWFPKGCSNLKAIDISGTRLVLDTVNRFLQSCQRINSLDATYARLPNLEPTPLNQMSELIALNVMQNDWRYFPKDFLNGTAQTKLTTIKVNQNHIKEIQPFTFSDLARLQAVDLSVNEVTRLETNTFNNLHNLTKLNLSRNKVSVMDAGALSDLPRLRDIDLSFNKLPEFNVQFIANWNTHHLLQLNLSRNKITYLKLKDGAEHAILNVTSLDLSHNLVESIARHFFWTTRHSLTFLNLSHNFLSTVSVEVASELPRVKVLDLSHNRIAQLSPRSFQASSEICVLLLSHNRLSALPEEAFTRMARLQVLALDNNRIASLPEDAFEGTPLVHLSLSHNSLPRPFTKAFAPTRTTLTRLDLSHNRIKLIAATEFDHLFNLESLNLSSNEIIILPGQVFANLSRLVVLDVSRNPLLRVEPGSLNLPVTFLALDDCNLTSVPDVNAANLVELSIGLNSIANCSATSFANVSKLRTLDLSSNRIREIDPGWWAHVTDLRSLDVSGNPIRGLGSGSFKPLSTLHHLDIRGLELKFLDARTLDPLKSLRSVKTNTYSSARAFRLQEMLFQAKALQTLVVHVDEPGLSYQIQWAFNKKVLSHCEAPRGLATAACCGSGDACCDRGATCPNRRRRRKPTAPNRAAPFRGPAPGPSPSASFGPTRLTVLGIRVAAEAWAPTSSWRSTSPRSSQRYVLAERTTTFCLGRVGAASTASSEGAVAREFRGCMEQRMQRRNFA; from the exons ATGCACATTCCCACACTTTCCTCGGGAGGCCACCTTCTGCTCAG AACCTTTCCGCTACTGGTACACCTCTGCACTGCAAACGCCGTATCTTGGCAACAAGCGGACGCGTCTCGAGACTCCGAAGGCGGTGCTCGACCTTGCGACTTCAACGCCTTGTGCACCTGCGACCAGGACCGCATGAAGGCGCATTGCCGGGCAGTCCCCTTGACGACACTTCCGGAAATGAGTGGATACGCTGACGTGACCGTCGAGGGATGCACGTTGTTGAGGATACTTAAGAACTCCTCGCATCTACGTCCTAGCAACGTCACGTCCCTTCATGTAAACGACAACCAGCTCAGTCAGATCGAAGACGGCGCATTCGCGAGCGTGCCAAAGTTGGCCAACTTGGATCTGAGCAGAAACCGGTTGACGAGCTTTCCCTCTGGAGCTGTGCTTCCGCTGACTCGCCTGCAGCGATTGGACCTGAGGTTCAACAGCATCGGTGAACTGGACGCGAAGGAGCTGGCCGCAGTGGCACGTAGCCTCCTAAGCCTCAGAAGCCTTCATCTTTCCAGCAACGTCATAACGTCCGTGCATGACGTCATGTTTTACTATTTCGGCAACCTGACCATCCTAGACCTGGATAACAACAACATCCTCAGGATTGAGGGACGTCCGTTCCCGCCATCTCTGGTGAGGCTCAACCTGACAGGGAACCTTTTGGAACAGGTACCAGGAACCACATTCGTTCAACTCAGGAATCTTTCCTACTTGCTCTTGGGCGACAACGCGATACAGCGATTAGATCCTAATTGGACCCTCCCCACGGAGCACCTGGACACCTTGAACCTCGGCCGAAACGTCATCTCCCAGCTGCCTCCGAGAATGTTCCAGAATCAAAAGAAAGTCACCGTCCGCCATTTGGTGCTGGCGGACAACTACCACCGCTACGTGCCACCGAACCTCTTCAAGAcgttggcgccgagacacgtttCATTCTCGGTAAATCACATCGAGTCACTACCCGAAGGGCTGTTTCAAGGCTTAGACGATGTCGTTGTTCACTTGGACCTGGCGCACAACAAGCTGCGCGAGTTTCCCCGGACTATTGGAAAGCTCCGAAGACTTCATACACTAAACATGCGCGACAACCAGTTGTCGGAGTTCGGCGAGTACGATCTTTTTTCGTGCAGGGTCAGCTTACGTGTGCTGGACATTTCGGACAACAATTTCGACGCAGTTCCCAAAATTGCGCTAAAATTCTTGTCTAGACTGAAGTCGCTAAACATGGCTGACAACGCTTTAACCTCCATAGAAAGGCAGGACTTTAAGCATGGTCCTGACGGGCTTCTGTCTTTAGATCTCAGCGGGAACAACATAGTGTACATCGAGGAGCATGCCTTTGAAATGCTTTCGAAGTTGGCAAACCTGCGCCTCGCGTACAATCCCATAACGACACTCAATTTTAATTGGTTCCCCAAAGGATGCTCAAACCTAAAAGCCATCGATATTTCTGGAACTCGGCTCGTACTGGACACTGTAAACAGATTTCTTCAATCGTGTCAACGAATTAACAGCCTCGACGCCACCTATGCCAGGTTACCTAATTTGGAACCGACACCATTGAACCAAATGAGTGAGCTTATCGCGCTCAACGTGATGCAGAATGATTGGCGTTATTTTCCAAAGGATTTTCTGAACGGAACAGCTCAGACAAAATTGACTACAATAAAGGTTAACCAAAACCACATAAAGGAGATACAGCCATTCACATTCAGCGATTTAGCACGCCTACAAGCCGTTGACTTGTCTGTGAACGAAGTCACTCGCCTTGAAACAAACACCTTTAACAACTTGCACAACCTGACAAAATTAAACTTGTCGCGCAACAAGGTGTCGGTGATGGACGCAGGAGCACTATCTGACCTCCCTCGACTCAGGGATATCGATCTCAGTTTCAACAAGTTGCCAGAGTTCAACGTGCAGTTTATTGCTAACTGGAACACGCATCACTTACTGCAGCTTAACCTATCGCGCAACAAAATAACCTACCTCAAACTAAAAGACGGAGCCGAGCACGCCATCCTTAACGTGACTTCCCTCGACCTCAGCCACAACCTCGTCGAAAGCATAGCCCGCCATTTCTTCTGGACAACACGGCACAGCTTGACCTTTCTCAACTTGTCCCACAACTTCCTGTCAACCGTGTCCGTCGAAGTGGCGTCGGAGCTGCCGCGGGTCAAAGTTCTCGACTTGAGCCACAACCGAATCGCTCAACTTTCGCCGCGGTCTTTTCAAGCGTCGTCCGAGATCTGCGTGCTGCTGCTCAGTCACAACCGGCTCTCCGCACTCCCCGAAGAGGCCTTCACGAGGATGGCTCGCCTCCAAGTCTTGGCTCTCGATAACAACCGTATCGCGTCACTGCCGGAAGACGCGTTCGAAGGGACGCCGCTCGTCCACCTCTCTCTGTCGCACAACTCGCTTCCCAGGCCCTTCACCAAGGCGTTCGCGCCCACTCGAACCACTTTGACGCGTTTGGACTTGTCGCACAACCGCATCAAGCTCATCGCGGCGACCGAGTTCGATCACCTCTTCAACCTCGAGAGCCTAAACCTGTCGTCCAACGAGATCATCATCCTGCCGGGCCAGGTCTTCGCCAACCTCAGCCGCCTGGTGGTCTTGGACGTGTCTCGAAACCCCCTGCTTCGAGTGGAGCCGGGATCTCTGAACCTGCCCGTAACCTTCCTTGCTCTCGACGACTGCAACCTCACCTCAGTGCCGGACGTGAACGCGGCGAACCTCGTCGAACTCTCGATCGGCTTAAACTCGATCGCAAACTGTTCGGCCACGTCTTTCGCAAATGTGAGCAAGCTCAGGACGCTTGACCTCTCGTCCAACCGCATTCGAGAGATAGACCCTGGATGGTGGGCTCACGTGACCGATTTGCGCAGCTTGGATGTTTCCGGAAATCCCATCAGAGGGCTCGGGAGCGGAAGCTTCAAGCCGCTCAGCACGCTTCATCACCTCGACATCAGGGGCCTCGAGCTGAAATTCCTCGATGCCCGCACATTGGATCCTCTCAA GAGCCTGCGCAGTGTCAAAACCAACACGTACTCCAGCGCGAGGGCATTTCGACTCCAGGAGATGTTGTTCCAGGCCAAGGCTCTTCAAACGCTCGTAGTGCACGTGGATGAGCCGGGCCTCTCCTACCAAATACAGTGGGCCTTCAACAAGAAG GTTCTTTCTCACTGCGAGGCACCCCGTGGACTTGCGACTGCCGCTTGCTGTGGTTCCGGCGACGCCTGCTGCGACAGAGGCGCCACCTGTCCAAATCGCCGGAGGCGGCGAAAACCTACAGCGCCGAACCGCGCTGCACCCTTCCGGGGACCAGCTCCAGGACCGTCGCCATCAGCGAGCTTCGGCCCGACACGCCTCACTGTGCTGGGGATCCGAGTAGCAGCGGAAGCGTGGGCGCCGACTTCCTCGTGGCGCTCTACGTCGCCACGGTCCTCGCAGCGCTACGTTTTGGCTGAACGTACTACGACGTTTTGTCTTGGCCGTGTGGGTGCGGCCTCAACTGCCAGCAGCGAAGGAGCAGTGGCACGTGAATTTCGAGGCTGCATGGAGCAACGAATGCAGCGCCGAAATTTCGCCTGA
- the LOC142589903 gene encoding uncharacterized protein LOC142589903 isoform X1, which produces MHIPTLSSGGHLLLRTFPLLVHLCTANAVSWQQADASRDSEGGARPCDFNALCTCDQDRMKAHCRAVPLTTLPEMSGYADVTVEGCTLLRILKNSSHLRPSNVTSLHVNDNQLSQIEDGAFASVPKLANLDLSRNRLTSFPSGAVLPLTRLQRLDLRFNSIGELDAKELAAVARSLLSLRSLHLSSNVITSVHDVMFYYFGNLTILDLDNNNILRIEGRPFPPSLVRLNLTGNLLEQVPGTTFVQLRNLSYLLLGDNAIQRLDPNWTLPTEHLDTLNLGRNVISQLPPRMFQNQKKVTVRHLVLADNYHRYVPPNLFKTLAPRHVSFSVNHIESLPEGLFQGLDDVVVHLDLAHNKLREFPRTIGKLRRLHTLNMRDNQLSEFGEYDLFSCRVSLRVLDISDNNFDAVPKIALKFLSRLKSLNMADNALTSIERQDFKHGPDGLLSLDLSGNNIVYIEEHAFEMLSKLANLRLAYNPITTLNFNWFPKGCSNLKAIDISGTRLVLDTVNRFLQSCQRINSLDATYARLPNLEPTPLNQMSELIALNVMQNDWRYFPKDFLNGTAQTKLTTIKVNQNHIKEIQPFTFSDLARLQAVDLSVNEVTRLETNTFNNLHNLTKLNLSRNKVSVMDAGALSDLPRLRDIDLSFNKLPEFNVQFIANWNTHHLLQLNLSRNKITYLKLKDGAEHAILNVTSLDLSHNLVESIARHFFWTTRHSLTFLNLSHNFLSTVSVEVASELPRVKVLDLSHNRIAQLSPRSFQASSEICVLLLSHNRLSALPEEAFTRMARLQVLALDNNRIASLPEDAFEGTPLVHLSLSHNSLPRPFTKAFAPTRTTLTRLDLSHNRIKLIAATEFDHLFNLESLNLSSNEIIILPGQVFANLSRLVVLDVSRNPLLRVEPGSLNLPVTFLALDDCNLTSVPDVNAANLVELSIGLNSIANCSATSFANVSKLRTLDLSSNRIREIDPGWWAHVTDLRSLDVSGNPIRGLGSGSFKPLSTLHHLDIRGLELKFLDARTLDPLKSLRSVKTNTYSSARAFRLQEMLFQAKALQTLVVHVDEPGLSYQIQWAFNKKIRELSVSGSELRSVAADAFEGLHPHGPFTFRLRECPLLETLPAGLLRRWAELPRLSVDLSDNAALTSFVAGDEERANGTAQERRPSHYVSSSFSLRGTPWTCDCRLLWFRRRLLRQRRHLSKSPEAAKTYSAEPRCTLPGTSSRTVAISELRPDTPHCAGDPSSSGSVGADFLVALYVATVLAALRFG; this is translated from the exons ATGCACATTCCCACACTTTCCTCGGGAGGCCACCTTCTGCTCAG AACCTTTCCGCTACTGGTACACCTCTGCACTGCAAACGCCGTATCTTGGCAACAAGCGGACGCGTCTCGAGACTCCGAAGGCGGTGCTCGACCTTGCGACTTCAACGCCTTGTGCACCTGCGACCAGGACCGCATGAAGGCGCATTGCCGGGCAGTCCCCTTGACGACACTTCCGGAAATGAGTGGATACGCTGACGTGACCGTCGAGGGATGCACGTTGTTGAGGATACTTAAGAACTCCTCGCATCTACGTCCTAGCAACGTCACGTCCCTTCATGTAAACGACAACCAGCTCAGTCAGATCGAAGACGGCGCATTCGCGAGCGTGCCAAAGTTGGCCAACTTGGATCTGAGCAGAAACCGGTTGACGAGCTTTCCCTCTGGAGCTGTGCTTCCGCTGACTCGCCTGCAGCGATTGGACCTGAGGTTCAACAGCATCGGTGAACTGGACGCGAAGGAGCTGGCCGCAGTGGCACGTAGCCTCCTAAGCCTCAGAAGCCTTCATCTTTCCAGCAACGTCATAACGTCCGTGCATGACGTCATGTTTTACTATTTCGGCAACCTGACCATCCTAGACCTGGATAACAACAACATCCTCAGGATTGAGGGACGTCCGTTCCCGCCATCTCTGGTGAGGCTCAACCTGACAGGGAACCTTTTGGAACAGGTACCAGGAACCACATTCGTTCAACTCAGGAATCTTTCCTACTTGCTCTTGGGCGACAACGCGATACAGCGATTAGATCCTAATTGGACCCTCCCCACGGAGCACCTGGACACCTTGAACCTCGGCCGAAACGTCATCTCCCAGCTGCCTCCGAGAATGTTCCAGAATCAAAAGAAAGTCACCGTCCGCCATTTGGTGCTGGCGGACAACTACCACCGCTACGTGCCACCGAACCTCTTCAAGAcgttggcgccgagacacgtttCATTCTCGGTAAATCACATCGAGTCACTACCCGAAGGGCTGTTTCAAGGCTTAGACGATGTCGTTGTTCACTTGGACCTGGCGCACAACAAGCTGCGCGAGTTTCCCCGGACTATTGGAAAGCTCCGAAGACTTCATACACTAAACATGCGCGACAACCAGTTGTCGGAGTTCGGCGAGTACGATCTTTTTTCGTGCAGGGTCAGCTTACGTGTGCTGGACATTTCGGACAACAATTTCGACGCAGTTCCCAAAATTGCGCTAAAATTCTTGTCTAGACTGAAGTCGCTAAACATGGCTGACAACGCTTTAACCTCCATAGAAAGGCAGGACTTTAAGCATGGTCCTGACGGGCTTCTGTCTTTAGATCTCAGCGGGAACAACATAGTGTACATCGAGGAGCATGCCTTTGAAATGCTTTCGAAGTTGGCAAACCTGCGCCTCGCGTACAATCCCATAACGACACTCAATTTTAATTGGTTCCCCAAAGGATGCTCAAACCTAAAAGCCATCGATATTTCTGGAACTCGGCTCGTACTGGACACTGTAAACAGATTTCTTCAATCGTGTCAACGAATTAACAGCCTCGACGCCACCTATGCCAGGTTACCTAATTTGGAACCGACACCATTGAACCAAATGAGTGAGCTTATCGCGCTCAACGTGATGCAGAATGATTGGCGTTATTTTCCAAAGGATTTTCTGAACGGAACAGCTCAGACAAAATTGACTACAATAAAGGTTAACCAAAACCACATAAAGGAGATACAGCCATTCACATTCAGCGATTTAGCACGCCTACAAGCCGTTGACTTGTCTGTGAACGAAGTCACTCGCCTTGAAACAAACACCTTTAACAACTTGCACAACCTGACAAAATTAAACTTGTCGCGCAACAAGGTGTCGGTGATGGACGCAGGAGCACTATCTGACCTCCCTCGACTCAGGGATATCGATCTCAGTTTCAACAAGTTGCCAGAGTTCAACGTGCAGTTTATTGCTAACTGGAACACGCATCACTTACTGCAGCTTAACCTATCGCGCAACAAAATAACCTACCTCAAACTAAAAGACGGAGCCGAGCACGCCATCCTTAACGTGACTTCCCTCGACCTCAGCCACAACCTCGTCGAAAGCATAGCCCGCCATTTCTTCTGGACAACACGGCACAGCTTGACCTTTCTCAACTTGTCCCACAACTTCCTGTCAACCGTGTCCGTCGAAGTGGCGTCGGAGCTGCCGCGGGTCAAAGTTCTCGACTTGAGCCACAACCGAATCGCTCAACTTTCGCCGCGGTCTTTTCAAGCGTCGTCCGAGATCTGCGTGCTGCTGCTCAGTCACAACCGGCTCTCCGCACTCCCCGAAGAGGCCTTCACGAGGATGGCTCGCCTCCAAGTCTTGGCTCTCGATAACAACCGTATCGCGTCACTGCCGGAAGACGCGTTCGAAGGGACGCCGCTCGTCCACCTCTCTCTGTCGCACAACTCGCTTCCCAGGCCCTTCACCAAGGCGTTCGCGCCCACTCGAACCACTTTGACGCGTTTGGACTTGTCGCACAACCGCATCAAGCTCATCGCGGCGACCGAGTTCGATCACCTCTTCAACCTCGAGAGCCTAAACCTGTCGTCCAACGAGATCATCATCCTGCCGGGCCAGGTCTTCGCCAACCTCAGCCGCCTGGTGGTCTTGGACGTGTCTCGAAACCCCCTGCTTCGAGTGGAGCCGGGATCTCTGAACCTGCCCGTAACCTTCCTTGCTCTCGACGACTGCAACCTCACCTCAGTGCCGGACGTGAACGCGGCGAACCTCGTCGAACTCTCGATCGGCTTAAACTCGATCGCAAACTGTTCGGCCACGTCTTTCGCAAATGTGAGCAAGCTCAGGACGCTTGACCTCTCGTCCAACCGCATTCGAGAGATAGACCCTGGATGGTGGGCTCACGTGACCGATTTGCGCAGCTTGGATGTTTCCGGAAATCCCATCAGAGGGCTCGGGAGCGGAAGCTTCAAGCCGCTCAGCACGCTTCATCACCTCGACATCAGGGGCCTCGAGCTGAAATTCCTCGATGCCCGCACATTGGATCCTCTCAA GAGCCTGCGCAGTGTCAAAACCAACACGTACTCCAGCGCGAGGGCATTTCGACTCCAGGAGATGTTGTTCCAGGCCAAGGCTCTTCAAACGCTCGTAGTGCACGTGGATGAGCCGGGCCTCTCCTACCAAATACAGTGGGCCTTCAACAAGAAG ATTCGCGAGCTGAGCGTGAGCGGCTCCGAGCTGCGCTCGGTGGCGGCCGACGCCTTCGAAGGGCTGCACCCGCACGGTCCCTTCACGTTCCGGCTGCGGGAGTGCCCGCTCCTGGAGACGCTGCCAGCCGGACTCCTGCGGAGGTGGGCCGAGCTGCCCCGTCTCAGCGTCGACCTGTCGGACAACGCCGCGCTCACGTCGTTCGTCGCGGGAGACGAAGAGCGCGCCAACGGCACCGCTCAGGAGCGACGGCCGTCGCACTACGTCAGCA GTTCTTTCTCACTGCGAGGCACCCCGTGGACTTGCGACTGCCGCTTGCTGTGGTTCCGGCGACGCCTGCTGCGACAGAGGCGCCACCTGTCCAAATCGCCGGAGGCGGCGAAAACCTACAGCGCCGAACCGCGCTGCACCCTTCCGGGGACCAGCTCCAGGACCGTCGCCATCAGCGAGCTTCGGCCCGACACGCCTCACTGTGCTGGGGATCCGAGTAGCAGCGGAAGCGTGGGCGCCGACTTCCTCGTGGCGCTCTACGTCGCCACGGTCCTCGCAGCGCTACGTTTTGGCTGA